A portion of the Juglans microcarpa x Juglans regia isolate MS1-56 chromosome 1D, Jm3101_v1.0, whole genome shotgun sequence genome contains these proteins:
- the LOC121267843 gene encoding 40S ribosomal protein S24-1-like yields the protein MADKAVTIRTRKFMTNRLLSRKQFVIDVLHPGRPNVSKAELKDKLSRMYEVKDSNSIFVFKFRTHFGGGKSTGFGLIYDSVENAKKYEPKYRLIRNGLDTKVEKSRKQLKERKNRAKKIRGVKKTKAGDAAKGGKKK from the exons ATGGCGGACAAGGCGGTGACTATTCGGACAAGGAAGTTCATGACCAACAGGCTCCTTTCCAGGAAGCAATTC GTCATTGATGTTCTGCATCCTGGGAGGCCCAATGTTTCGAAG GCCGagcttaaagataaattgtcaAGGATGTACGAGGTGAAAGACTCGAATTCCATATTTGTATTCAAGTTCCGTACTCATTTTGGAGGTGGGAAGTCAACTGGGTTCGGGCTGATTTATGATTCAGTTGAGAATGCAAAGAAGTATGAGCCCAAGTACAGGCTTATAAGg AATGGACTAGATACCAAGGTGGAAAAGTCAAGGAAGCagttaaaggaaaggaaaaacagGGCCAAGAAAATCCGAGGTGTAAAAAAG ACTAAGGCTGGTGATGCTGCCAAGGGCGGAAAGAAGAAGTGA